In a single window of the Nakaseomyces glabratus chromosome B, complete sequence genome:
- the ETR1 gene encoding enoyl-[acyl-carrier-protein] reductase (CAGL0B04323g~Ortholog(s) have mitochondrion localization) produces the protein MWCLALLMLLVRLHCFFKRYTYIYITCCVSISPVAANTKNNIVFAMSGLRAASVFSPVFKRMASSIPSQFKSIIYNSHSLEDCTGVLSVHNYKPKQDLNKSVVLRTLAFPINPSDINQLQGVYPSLPEKTLDYSTEKPSAIAGNEGLFEVVSLPEHGDHGELKVGDWVIPVQANQGTWSNYRVFDKASDLIKVNGLDLYSAATVSVNGCTAYQLVNNYVDWNADGNEWLIQNAGTSGVSKFVTQIAKARGVKTLSVIRDRDNFEEVAEVLEQKFGATKVISESQNNDKDFGKKELPKVLGDKARVRLALNSVGGKSSSAIARKLERDALMLTYGGMSKQPVTIPTSLHIFKGLTSKGYWVTENNKRDPTDKVNTIKGFIDLYKQGKIISPEEEIETMEWDANNGDDQQLLELVKRGITEKGKKKMVLLKW, from the coding sequence ATGTGGTGTTTAGCATTACTAATGCTTCTTGTTCGTTTGCACTGTTTCTTTAAGAGgtatacatatatatatattacttGCTGTGTATCCATTTCGCCTGTAGCAGCAAACACtaagaataatattgtttttgCTATGTCCGGTCTACGTGCAGCTAGTGTGTTTTCCCCAGTATTCAAGAGAATGGCCTCTTCGATTCCCAGTCAATTCAAGTCTATAATATACAACTCCCACTCCCTTGAGGATTGCACAGGTGTGTTGTCGGTTCATAATTACAAGCCAAAGCAGGACTTGAACAAGTCTGTGGTGCTAAGGACGTTGGCATTCCCAATCAACCCATCGGACATCAACCAATTGCAAGGTGTGTACCCTTCTTTGCCCGAGAAGACTCTGGATTACTCTACGGAGAAGCCCTCTGCCATTGCCGGTAACGAGGGTCTATTTGAAGTCGTGTCCCTGCCTGAGCATGGCGACCACGGTGAGTTGAAAGTCGGCGATTGGGTCATCCCTGTACAGGCCAACCAAGGGACGTGGTCTAACTACAGGGTCTTTGACAAGGCCTCTGACCTGATTAAAGTGAACGGACTGGACCTGTACTCTGCGGCTACGGTCTCTGTCAATGGCTGCACAGCGTACCAGCTGGTGAACAACTATGTGGACTGGAATGCGGATGGTAATGAATGGCTGATCCAGAATGCCGGTACTTCTGGGGTGTCAAAGTTCGTCACGCAGATAGCCAAGGCCAGAGGTGTCAAGACGCTGAGTGTTATACGTGATAGGGAcaactttgaagaagttgcaGAGGTCCTGGAGCAGAAATTCGGTGCCACCAAGGTCATCTCTGAGTCTCAGAACAACGACAAGGACTTCGGCAAGAAAGAGTTGCCAAAGGTGCTCGGCGACAAAGCGAGGGTCAGATTGGCACTGAACTCTGTTGGTGGTAAGTCCAGCTCTGCGATAGCTAGAAAGCTGGAAAGAGATGCATTGATGCTCACCTATGGTGGTATGTCCAAGCAACCAGTCACCATCCCAACGTCGCTACATATCTTCAAGGGCCTGACCTCTAAGGGCTACTGGGTCACAGAGAACAACAAGCGTGATCCAACGGATAAGGTCAACACCATCAAGGGATTCATCGACTTGTACAAGCAAGGGAAGATTATCTCACCCGAAGAGGAGATAGAGACCATGGAATGGGACGCAAACAACGGCGACGACCAGCAACTCCTAGAGCTGGTCAAGAGAGGAATAACCGAGAAGggcaagaagaaaatggtgCTCTTGAAGTGGTAG
- the YPK3 gene encoding putative protein kinase YPK3 (CAGL0B04301g~Ortholog(s) have ribosomal protein S6 kinase activity, role in TORC1 signaling and cytosol localization) yields MVFSLDEELLKPVDGAVPRTIITSEGSGFMPLERNDAQAYEQGHLSVGAAPIPRTKARTNSNSQPLLRGRRRRSSVLDKFSVYEPEFIRRVSLGGAGSFPQETQFLDGSYKECAVFDEEDEDGIDGGAIVGGDVRTGISREISDFKPIRVLGQGAYGKVILVKDKQTSKLYAMKQLKKAEILIAPTDANTESMDKLAELDKPVDSEDEKLSKRIERTFAERTILSQLEHPNIVKLFYSFHDTSKLYLLLQYIPGGELFFHLKEHGTLEEDTVAFYAAEISCALKFLHSKGVVYRDLKPENCLLNQNGHLVLTDFGLSKSSASNASQEDLGAGNEGEDVNELHSIIGTPEYCAPEILLGQPYTANCDWYSLGCLLYDMLTGKPPYTGANHKVIANKIKNDKQGPKIPYYLSDGMKDVLGALLKSDPKKRWDVDKYWSEPKKDNSQKKGQKKKKSKERTSPFQSHFVFRKVDWKGLSSGELQNTTFGPIVPVITDWELAENFDSEFTSMSYEEDDFLHPLHNKSPDAFKGFSFKASGSYLEKYF; encoded by the coding sequence ATGGTGTTCTCGTTGGATGAGGAGTTGCTCAAGCCTGTGGATGGTGCTGTGCCCAGGACTATTATCACTTCTGAGGGCTCTGGGTTCATGCCCTTGGAGCGGAATGATGCTCAGGCGTATGAGCAAGGTCATCTGAGTGTGGGTGCGGCCCCTATACCACGGACCAAAGCGAGGACGAATAGCAATTCGCAGCCGCTGTTGAGAGGCAGGCGGAGGAGGTCTTCTGTGCTGGATAAGTTCTCTGTGTATGAGCCTGAGTTCATAAGACGTGTTTCCCTTGGGGGTGCTGGGTCATTCCCGCAGGAAACGCAATTCCTGGATGGGTCCTATAAGGAGTGTGCTGTGTTTGATGAAGAGGACGAGGACGGGATAGATGGTGGTGCGAttgttggtggtgatgtTAGAACTGGTATCTCTAGGGAGATCTCGGATTTCAAGCCTATTAGAGTGCTGGGGCAAGGTGCGTACGGGAAAGTCATCCTGGTCAAGGATAAACAAACTTCCAAACTATACGCGATGAAGCAGTTGAAAAAGGCTGAAATACTGATCGCCCCTACTGATGCCAACACAGAGTCCATGGACAAGCTTGCTGAACTTGATAAACCGGTGGATAGCGAGGATGAGAAACTAAGCAAACGGATCGAAAGAACATTCGCAGAGCGCACCATTCTGTCGCAATTGGAGCATCCTAACATCGTCAAACTATTCTACTCCTTTCACGATACATCGAAGTTGTACTTATTGCTACAGTACATTCCTGGCGGTGAGCTGTTCTTCCACTTGAAAGAGCATGGCACATTGGAGGAGGATACGGTAGCCTTTTACGCAGCCGAGATCAGTTGCGCCCTCAAGTTCTTACATAGTAAAGGTGTTGTGTACAGGGACCTGAAGCCAGAGAACTGTCTTCTAAACCAAAACGGCCATCTTGTGCTAACAGATTTTGGTCTAAGCAAAAGCAGTGCTTCCAACGCATCCCAGGAGGACCTTGGAGCTGGGAACGAGGGAGAGGATGTCAACGAATTACACTCTATAATTGGCACTCCCGAGTATTGTGCACCAGAAATATTGCTGGGGCAACCATACACAGCAAACTGTGATTGGTACTCTCTGGGATGTCTGCTATACGACATGCTAACAGGGAAACCTCCATACACTGGTGCCAACCACAAGGTGATTGCCAACAAGATTAAGAACGATAAGCAGGGCCCTAAGATCCCATACTATCTGAGTGATGGTATGAAAGATGTGCTTGGAGCGCTATTGAAGAGCGATCCCAAGAAGAGATGGGATGTTGACAAGTACTGGAGTGAACCCAAGAAGGACAACAGCCAGAAGAAAGgccagaagaagaagaaatcaaaggAGAGAACTTCGCCATTCCAGTCTCACTTCGTTTTCCGTAAGGTCGATTGGAAGGGACTCTCCAGTGGTGAGTTGCAGAATACAACATTTGGCCCCATTGTCCCTGTGATTACTGACTGGGAACTAGCTGAGAACTTCGACTCTGAGTTCACATCCATGTCatatgaagaagacgaCTTCTTGCATCCACTCCACAACAAATCCCCGGACGCTTTCAAGGGCTTCAGTTTCAAAGCCAGCGGTAGCTACCTGGAGAAGTACTTCTAG